The following coding sequences lie in one Alosa alosa isolate M-15738 ecotype Scorff River chromosome 21, AALO_Geno_1.1, whole genome shotgun sequence genomic window:
- the LOC125286846 gene encoding LOW QUALITY PROTEIN: putative nuclease HARBI1 (The sequence of the model RefSeq protein was modified relative to this genomic sequence to represent the inferred CDS: inserted 3 bases in 2 codons) — MACPFLQDVVDEEALVLRRAFRRERVFRDQLDPLAFPDDHLHERYRFSADGIRYLCRLLGPRIQNRTARSHALXCGAFLYSVGDAERLNKATVCRTIRSVXVAITALSDVFITFPGHRRLRDIKEEFYRIAGFPNVIGALDCTHIRIKSPSGANEADYVNRKSFHSINVQVIFLCLSLGGGGWGGSIAEGCNDEILCCVGVLLGDEGYGCRPFLLTPFTDPQEAQQAYNHAHARTRATVEMTFGLLKARFQCLHTLRVSPSRACDITVACAVLHNVACLRKERAPRVPPAMDWDNPAIFPDDDSGQLVRDQYVLNYFR; from the exons ATGGCGTGTCCATTCCTGCAAGATGTGGTGGATGAAGAAGCACTTGTGCTCAGGAGGGCCTTCAGGCGGGAGAGGGTGTTCAGGGACCAGTTGGACCCACTGGCCTTCCCTGATGACCATCTACATGAGAGGTACAGGTTCTCAGCAGATGGAATCAGGTATTTGTGCAGACTGCTGGGTCCCAGGATTCAAAACCGCACAGCACGGAGCCATGCAC AGTGTGGAGCCTTCCTTTACTCCGTGGGGGATGCAGAGCGGCTTAACAAGGCCACAGTTTGCCGCACtataaggagtgt tgtggcaatCACAGCATTATCAGATGTGTTCATCACCTTCCCTGGCCACAGAAGACTCCGTGACATCAAAGAGGAGTTTTATAGGATTGCAG GTTTCCCCAATGTCATTGGTGCATTGGACTGCACTCACATAAGGATCAAATCCCCCTCAGGTGCCAATGAGGCGGATTATGTGAATCGAAAATCCTTCCACAGCATCAATGTTCAGGTGA TATTTCTGTGCCTCAgtctggggggtggggggtgggggggatcaATAGCGGAAGGTTGTAATGATGagattttgtgttgtgttggtgtcTTGCTGGGAGACGAGGGGTATGGCTGCCGGCCTTTTCTCCTGACACCCTTTACAGACCCCCAGGAAGCACAGCAGGCCTACAACCATGCCCATGCCAGGACCAGGGCCACAGTTGAAATGACCTTTGGCCTCCTGAAGGCACGCTTCCAGTGTCTGCACACATTAAGGGTCAGCCCTTCGAGGGCATGTGACATTACTGTGGCTTGTGCTGTCCTCCATAATGTAGCCTGCCTGAGGAAGGAGAGGGCCCCCAGAGTGCCACCAGCCATGGACTGGGACAACCCTGCCATCTTCCCTGATGACGACAGTGGTCAGCTAGTGAGGGACCAATATGTGCTCAATTATTTCCGTTAA